One window from the genome of Cyclobacterium amurskyense encodes:
- a CDS encoding DUF3244 domain-containing protein, which produces MKTITTLMLVFGLSFSSFAIDKGLMEVSSVEIQEQRFTINLAEAIGQVRISIYDPNGNIINRTFFKVSGPQRIPFNLSQVPEGHYKVMLETKDESRNFDIASYRKVEKKVMAYAKAIDENSFNLRVLGITEPNTKVTIYSDNHKVLLKDEITEMGGFSKNYHLKYLKLSKIYLKVENAEGKSKFLYFN; this is translated from the coding sequence ATGAAAACAATAACAACATTAATGCTCGTATTCGGTTTATCATTTTCAAGCTTTGCAATTGATAAAGGTTTAATGGAGGTTTCCTCTGTTGAAATCCAAGAACAAAGGTTTACTATTAATTTAGCCGAGGCCATAGGCCAAGTAAGGATTAGCATTTATGATCCGAATGGAAACATCATTAACAGAACCTTTTTTAAAGTAAGTGGCCCACAACGTATCCCTTTTAATTTAAGCCAAGTACCTGAAGGCCATTACAAAGTAATGCTAGAAACCAAGGATGAATCACGAAACTTCGATATTGCAAGTTATCGAAAAGTAGAAAAGAAAGTAATGGCCTATGCAAAAGCAATTGATGAAAACTCCTTTAACCTAAGAGTTCTAGGTATAACAGAACCCAACACTAAAGTGACCATTTACAGCGACAACCATAAGGTTCTCTTAAAGGATGAGATTACAGAAATGGGAGGTTTTTCAAAAAACTACCACCTTAAGTACTTAAAATTAAGTAAAATTTATCTTAAGGTGGAGAACGCAGAAGGAAAATCCAAGTTCTTGTATTTCAATTGA
- a CDS encoding TlpA family protein disulfide reductase, translated as MLLKFKVLFLFLGLSFVETDPMITIDFEDFKNKIETPSEDLRIYNFWATWCLPCIHEMPYFESTVNNSEGTSLVFVSLDDDRRRDRVQAFLEKNEIKTTVWLLSEKEQKDWKRKLKKDWSGAIPATLFVSANGDRHFHTGQLSQEELEGLIEKYQ; from the coding sequence ATGTTGTTAAAATTTAAGGTTTTGTTTCTCTTTTTAGGTTTGAGTTTTGTGGAAACAGACCCAATGATTACCATCGATTTTGAAGACTTCAAGAACAAAATTGAAACCCCTTCCGAAGATCTGAGAATTTATAACTTTTGGGCCACTTGGTGTTTGCCATGCATACATGAAATGCCTTATTTTGAATCTACGGTTAATAATTCTGAAGGAACTAGCTTGGTATTTGTGTCACTTGATGATGATCGGAGGCGAGATAGGGTGCAGGCATTTTTAGAAAAAAATGAGATAAAAACAACCGTATGGTTACTCAGTGAAAAAGAACAAAAGGATTGGAAACGCAAGCTGAAAAAGGATTGGTCAGGAGCCATTCCGGCTACCTTGTTTGTATCTGCAAACGGCGATAGACATTTCCATACCGGCCAATTGAGTCAGGAAGAACTAGAGGGCCTAATAGAAAAGTATCAATAA
- a CDS encoding sugar phosphate isomerase/epimerase family protein, protein MKKTCILYLLILVVNFSFVATLKAQEIGLQLYSLREQMKLDVEKYHEIIQQWGVRYIEGGTTYGLSDKKYKALLAKYELQMISVGGSYEEIGTDPEAVIEKAKSFGSKYIVTFWIPHTGEFTEQNAKEAVEVFNRFGKLAKAAGITFCYHPHGYEFKPYGNGTLFDYMLDNATDFKFEMDVFWVKMGGADPLAILKAHPEKFPLLHLKDRKIGTKGTTDGTGDDASNVVLGTGDVGIKEIIEQAKKGGTAYLIIEDESAKSVAQIPQSIYYINQTLNN, encoded by the coding sequence ATGAAAAAAACATGCATTTTATACCTCTTAATCCTGGTGGTCAATTTTTCATTTGTCGCCACTTTAAAAGCACAAGAGATAGGTTTACAGCTTTATAGCCTAAGAGAACAAATGAAGCTGGATGTTGAAAAATACCATGAGATTATTCAACAATGGGGCGTCCGCTATATTGAAGGTGGTACTACTTACGGTTTGAGTGATAAGAAATACAAGGCATTGTTGGCCAAGTATGAACTTCAAATGATAAGTGTAGGTGGTTCCTATGAGGAGATAGGCACCGACCCCGAGGCAGTAATTGAAAAAGCAAAAAGCTTTGGTTCTAAGTATATTGTAACTTTTTGGATACCCCATACAGGAGAATTTACAGAGCAAAATGCCAAAGAAGCAGTTGAGGTATTTAACAGGTTTGGTAAATTGGCCAAAGCAGCAGGGATTACCTTTTGTTATCACCCTCATGGTTATGAATTCAAGCCTTATGGCAACGGCACATTGTTTGATTATATGTTGGACAATGCAACTGATTTTAAATTCGAAATGGATGTTTTTTGGGTAAAAATGGGTGGAGCTGATCCATTGGCCATATTGAAAGCGCATCCCGAAAAATTCCCGCTATTGCACTTGAAAGACCGAAAAATTGGTACTAAAGGAACAACGGATGGTACAGGAGACGATGCTTCAAATGTGGTACTTGGTACAGGAGATGTTGGCATAAAGGAAATTATTGAGCAGGCGAAAAAAGGAGGGACAGCTTACCTAATCATTGAAGACGAATCGGCCAAGTCGGTGGCTCAAATTCCTCAATCTATTTATTATATTAATCAGACATTAAATAATTAA
- a CDS encoding bifunctional UDP-N-acetylmuramoyl-tripeptide:D-alanyl-D-alanine ligase/alanine racemase: MMQAINFLQFASKFAKNFTTGSDDYILLDVVIDSRKIQSGSKTLFVALNGSRYSGWEFAEDAYSKGVRNFILPEDCPDPILKSLEQANILLSPSPLRELQELAQLNRDNFAGPVIGITGSNGKTIVKEWLAQVLSSKYDVWKSPKSYNSQIGVALSSLGISQQHQVAVLEAGISAPNEMNALAQIIQPQLGIFTNIGSAHDEYFLDSTAKIREKCLLFKNVKYLIYRKDQSLLSQYLEKNFDPSVLVSWSDEPGGDYVLSIKPHNNGSKIFLIGNDFQTHTFITPFKDQASLENVRHVITAALSLGMKPDVIQQGLGLLLAVDMRLTLKSGINGSKLIDDSYNNDLAGLEIALEFMSQQITTTGRKILILSEMQQVGNEKAVFQKIAWLLEHYEIDLFIGVGKGYLGFQSLFTPESIFYDSTEVLLKSLDILSLSNDLILIKGARAFQFENIVQKLEALAHETILEINLNALRHNFIHYRQKLKPGTKMMVMVKAFAYGGGAAEIGNYLQEIGADYLSVAYTDEGVFLRNNGITLPIMVMNPGSYHLDLLLDKALEPVVYNLDQLKSLADGLKDITGMLSVHLELDTGMRRLGMSENDLDEAIKILQQAENLKISGIFTHLAGADEAVHESFSLQQLASFERSSSKIIQETGCQPIRHCLNSAGIIRYPKYSFDMVRLGIGLYGIEVNQLEQDKLQPAMTLKTVVSQVKKLKKGETIGYGRKGEMANEGEVATLAIGYADGYDRRFSNGKAKVLIKGQMAPIIGNVCMDMCMVDVTGLQVTEGDVAILFGNKPSIIELAANIGTIPYELLTGIGPRVKRQYILD; this comes from the coding sequence ATGATGCAAGCCATCAACTTTCTTCAGTTCGCTTCTAAATTTGCCAAAAATTTTACCACTGGATCGGATGACTATATCCTATTGGATGTTGTCATTGACTCAAGAAAAATTCAATCCGGCAGCAAAACGCTTTTCGTAGCCTTGAATGGCTCCAGGTATTCCGGTTGGGAATTTGCAGAAGATGCCTATTCCAAAGGGGTTAGGAATTTTATCCTCCCTGAGGATTGTCCTGATCCTATTTTGAAAAGCCTGGAACAGGCAAATATTTTATTGTCCCCTTCTCCCTTGAGAGAACTTCAGGAATTGGCCCAACTAAATAGAGACAATTTTGCTGGTCCAGTAATTGGAATAACTGGGAGTAATGGTAAAACCATCGTTAAGGAATGGCTTGCTCAGGTACTTTCTTCCAAATACGACGTATGGAAAAGCCCCAAAAGCTACAATAGCCAGATTGGTGTTGCTCTTTCTTCCTTAGGAATTAGCCAACAACATCAGGTTGCCGTACTAGAGGCTGGAATTTCTGCCCCAAATGAAATGAATGCCTTGGCGCAAATCATTCAGCCTCAATTGGGAATATTCACCAATATTGGAAGTGCACATGATGAATATTTCCTTGATTCAACAGCCAAGATAAGGGAAAAATGCTTGCTCTTTAAAAATGTCAAATACTTGATTTATAGAAAAGATCAAAGTCTTCTAAGTCAATATTTGGAGAAAAACTTTGATCCATCCGTACTGGTCAGTTGGTCCGATGAGCCCGGGGGAGATTATGTTTTATCTATTAAACCTCATAACAACGGATCCAAAATTTTCCTGATAGGAAATGATTTTCAAACGCATACTTTCATCACACCTTTCAAAGACCAGGCTTCACTTGAAAATGTCAGACATGTCATCACAGCTGCCCTTAGCTTGGGAATGAAGCCGGATGTAATACAACAAGGCCTCGGGCTGCTTTTAGCTGTAGACATGAGGCTAACTCTAAAGTCAGGGATAAATGGCTCTAAGTTGATTGATGACAGCTACAACAATGATTTAGCCGGATTGGAAATAGCACTTGAATTCATGAGCCAGCAAATCACTACTACTGGGCGAAAGATCCTGATTTTGTCGGAAATGCAACAAGTAGGAAATGAAAAGGCTGTTTTTCAAAAAATCGCTTGGCTTCTAGAGCACTATGAAATTGATCTTTTTATTGGTGTAGGAAAAGGATACCTTGGCTTTCAATCCTTATTTACTCCTGAAAGTATATTTTATGATTCCACAGAAGTACTTTTAAAATCCCTAGACATATTATCGCTTTCCAATGACCTCATCCTTATAAAGGGGGCTAGAGCATTTCAATTTGAAAATATTGTTCAAAAGTTAGAAGCACTAGCTCATGAAACCATTTTAGAAATCAATTTAAACGCCCTTAGACATAACTTTATCCACTATCGCCAAAAACTTAAACCTGGCACCAAAATGATGGTCATGGTCAAAGCTTTCGCTTACGGTGGTGGAGCTGCAGAAATCGGAAATTACCTACAGGAAATTGGAGCCGATTATTTATCGGTGGCCTATACCGATGAGGGGGTATTCCTTAGAAACAATGGAATCACCTTACCTATTATGGTAATGAACCCAGGGAGTTATCACTTGGACTTACTATTGGATAAGGCCCTTGAACCGGTGGTTTACAACCTTGATCAATTGAAATCCTTGGCAGATGGACTAAAGGACATTACGGGCATGTTATCGGTTCACTTGGAATTGGATACCGGCATGCGTAGACTCGGCATGTCTGAAAATGATCTTGATGAGGCCATCAAAATTCTTCAACAGGCTGAAAATTTAAAAATTTCAGGAATCTTCACTCATTTGGCTGGTGCTGATGAAGCCGTACACGAAAGTTTTAGCTTACAGCAGCTGGCTTCATTTGAGCGATCTAGCAGTAAAATAATCCAAGAGACGGGTTGTCAACCCATTCGACATTGCCTCAACTCCGCAGGAATTATCCGTTATCCTAAATATTCCTTCGACATGGTCCGCTTAGGAATTGGGCTCTATGGCATTGAAGTCAATCAACTAGAACAAGACAAATTACAGCCGGCTATGACGCTTAAAACGGTGGTGTCTCAGGTAAAAAAGCTTAAAAAAGGAGAGACAATTGGCTATGGAAGAAAAGGAGAAATGGCGAATGAAGGAGAAGTAGCTACCCTGGCCATAGGTTATGCGGACGGATACGACAGGCGATTTAGCAATGGCAAGGCAAAAGTTTTAATTAAAGGACAAATGGCGCCAATTATTGGCAATGTTTGCATGGACATGTGCATGGTAGACGTTACTGGCCTCCAGGTTACGGAAGGCGATGTGGCCATACTTTTCGGTAACAAACCATCGATTATCGAACTTGCTGCTAATATTGGCACTATTCCTTATGAGCTGCTAACTGGAATAGGGCCAAGAGTAAAGCGACAATACATATTGGATTGA
- a CDS encoding capsule assembly Wzi family protein → MSKKHLFYLQITFWACFICLTSQTKVLSQSIGLNYPIYDDYMRRQQLLGNLSAESSFMIRPLYPTEAFNKSNPFALEENKVAPDLNSTDIKKSKFVTLPAMLKSRYNSKLPFGINDVQMIPNKGTQFNASVGFYFEHGPLTIQFQPEVLHAENQDFTGFPLEHWGSTWLQYFEWINTSDIPERFDQGPVTKLSLGQSSIRYNYKDYSIGISNENLWWGPGRKASLLMSNNAPGFLHLTLNTRKPVKTILGNFEGQIIAGQLRSSGVDPVNSDYIYTNTPLYVVKRPDEDWRYLSGLALTYQPKWLPGLFLGFSSVSQMYHTDLSQFADYLPVFNGEKGPESISKPNVDKRNQLSSGYFRWIDTNGHFEFYGEYGSNGNSRSLNDFLINPDKNRAFLFGFTNLIPLKKEDEFLQMGMEITQTGQTVREEILARNSWYTHPYVRHGYTHKGQVLGFGYGPGSNTISIDMAWVKKYNRLGFEFEYINHNNDFYYKRFESIKDLRRKYVDIVPALIGEWRFDNVLLSANFKYLTSLNYKWYLENDPEDYFIPGLDKTSFVGNIGITYLMK, encoded by the coding sequence ATGAGCAAAAAGCACCTTTTTTATTTACAAATTACCTTTTGGGCATGTTTTATTTGTTTGACTTCCCAAACAAAGGTTCTGTCGCAAAGCATAGGATTGAATTATCCGATCTATGATGATTATATGCGAAGGCAGCAGCTACTAGGCAACCTGTCAGCGGAAAGCAGCTTTATGATTCGTCCCCTCTATCCTACCGAAGCATTTAATAAAAGCAACCCATTCGCTTTGGAAGAGAATAAGGTAGCTCCAGATTTAAATTCAACGGATATTAAAAAGTCCAAATTCGTGACCTTACCAGCCATGCTCAAAAGCAGGTACAATAGTAAGCTCCCTTTTGGCATTAATGACGTTCAGATGATTCCAAACAAAGGAACCCAATTCAATGCTAGTGTGGGTTTTTATTTTGAACATGGGCCACTAACCATTCAATTCCAACCGGAAGTTTTGCATGCTGAAAACCAAGATTTCACAGGTTTCCCCCTTGAACATTGGGGAAGCACATGGTTACAGTATTTTGAATGGATCAATACCTCCGATATTCCTGAAAGATTTGATCAGGGTCCGGTCACCAAACTGTCTTTAGGACAATCCAGTATTCGTTACAACTATAAGGACTATTCTATAGGTATTTCTAACGAAAACCTTTGGTGGGGACCGGGAAGAAAGGCTTCTTTGCTCATGAGTAACAATGCACCAGGCTTTCTACACCTTACTTTAAATACACGAAAACCTGTTAAAACAATTTTGGGTAATTTTGAGGGACAGATAATTGCAGGCCAACTTAGGTCTTCAGGAGTAGATCCCGTCAATTCCGATTACATCTATACAAACACCCCACTTTACGTGGTCAAAAGACCTGACGAGGACTGGCGTTACCTATCAGGGCTTGCCCTTACCTACCAACCTAAATGGCTCCCAGGTTTATTTTTAGGCTTTAGCAGTGTTTCTCAAATGTATCATACAGACCTGAGTCAATTTGCTGATTACCTACCTGTATTTAATGGCGAAAAAGGCCCTGAGAGTATAAGCAAACCCAATGTAGACAAAAGGAATCAGCTTAGTTCAGGATATTTCAGGTGGATAGACACAAATGGTCATTTTGAGTTTTATGGAGAGTATGGCAGCAATGGTAATAGTCGAAGCTTGAATGACTTCCTAATTAACCCAGACAAAAACAGGGCTTTTCTTTTTGGATTTACAAATTTAATCCCTCTAAAAAAGGAGGACGAATTCCTGCAAATGGGCATGGAAATCACACAAACAGGTCAAACGGTTAGAGAAGAAATTCTCGCTAGAAATAGCTGGTATACCCACCCTTACGTAAGACATGGGTATACCCATAAAGGACAGGTTTTAGGTTTTGGTTATGGCCCAGGTAGCAATACCATTTCGATTGACATGGCCTGGGTAAAAAAATACAATCGCCTCGGGTTTGAGTTTGAATACATCAATCACAATAACGATTTCTATTACAAACGTTTTGAATCAATTAAGGACTTACGTAGAAAATACGTAGACATAGTACCTGCACTGATTGGAGAATGGAGATTTGATAATGTTTTATTGTCAGCCAATTTCAAATACCTCACCTCATTAAACTATAAGTGGTACTTGGAAAATGATCCTGAAGATTATTTTATTCCAGGACTGGACAAAACTAGCTTTGTGGGAAATATTGGTATTACCTATCTCATGAAATAA
- a CDS encoding M28 family peptidase, with protein MKTITYLILLLFCYLPLLSKAQKIDKQTLMEDIRYLSSDQLEGRATNTEGNKLAAAHIIERFEALKLTSQYPMYTQSFALEGDDESLDEGSNLIGFIPGTESSKIILLMAHYDHLGKKGDKIYNGADDNASGTAALLNMAAYFMENRPLHSILFAVTDAEEMGLVGAKALLQDFPFPLKQIKLVVNMDMISRSENNTLYAVGTTFYPQFIPYLEKVGKRSPIQLVLGNDGEKGQLDWTNASDHGPFHKKGIPFIYFGVDDHEDYHQPSDLFENIHQPFFLEACELILKSILEIDASIE; from the coding sequence ATGAAAACGATTACCTACTTAATTTTATTACTTTTTTGTTATTTACCACTCTTGTCAAAGGCCCAAAAAATTGACAAGCAAACCTTGATGGAGGACATAAGGTACCTTTCATCAGATCAATTGGAAGGAAGAGCTACAAATACAGAGGGGAATAAATTGGCTGCTGCCCATATTATTGAACGATTTGAAGCACTTAAACTGACCAGTCAATACCCCATGTACACGCAAAGCTTCGCTTTAGAAGGAGATGATGAAAGTCTGGATGAGGGAAGTAACCTTATCGGTTTTATACCAGGCACGGAGTCGTCCAAAATAATTCTTTTAATGGCTCATTATGACCATTTGGGAAAAAAAGGGGACAAAATTTACAATGGGGCAGATGACAATGCCTCAGGAACCGCCGCCTTGTTGAATATGGCCGCTTATTTTATGGAGAACAGGCCTTTGCATTCTATACTCTTTGCTGTTACTGATGCTGAGGAAATGGGCCTAGTAGGTGCTAAAGCTTTACTGCAAGACTTCCCCTTTCCTTTAAAGCAGATTAAATTGGTAGTAAATATGGACATGATCAGCCGAAGTGAAAACAATACGCTGTATGCTGTGGGTACCACGTTTTACCCACAATTTATACCTTATCTTGAAAAGGTGGGCAAGCGCTCGCCCATTCAGTTGGTTTTAGGGAATGATGGAGAGAAAGGGCAGCTTGACTGGACCAATGCTTCCGATCATGGCCCTTTCCATAAAAAAGGCATCCCCTTTATTTATTTTGGAGTGGATGATCACGAGGATTATCACCAACCTTCAGATTTATTTGAAAATATCCATCAACCTTTTTTTCTAGAAGCTTGTGAGCTCATTTTAAAAAGCATCTTAGAAATTGATGCCAGCATAGAGTGA
- a CDS encoding NTPase — protein MTGLICFFSLAGFAQPTPVGQFLDGKSVILVSAATSATPPVNWQGLAEEIHPAFVAAGGDPVAYYELEEVILSDAIKNAYANHFITRQIKNIVLLIRKEDGRMFCHIFPFSGNGNIIAPGNNWSANANNKDQLKEQIQAIGANKRSENFLVINVPEYPAIPGLESNSNNSGYIQAAPLNLDVFKLGILLTGAAGNESYLNTFRQDIYGKEENQVLAEQKAQREGLEQVFKAEYPFQTEFLTTAKSNQQLISEKVQFILMKQEGREADLMRSMGVPLEASQNPERIVVKYYIRFLVRNELYIGEKWDASPDWRQALKSFLNQITP, from the coding sequence TTGACAGGGCTGATATGTTTTTTTTCGCTAGCAGGCTTTGCTCAACCAACACCTGTCGGTCAATTTTTAGATGGTAAATCGGTGATTTTGGTTTCCGCTGCTACTTCCGCAACTCCTCCAGTCAATTGGCAAGGTCTGGCAGAAGAAATCCACCCTGCATTTGTGGCAGCTGGGGGAGATCCGGTAGCCTACTATGAACTGGAAGAAGTCATTTTATCTGATGCCATTAAAAACGCATATGCCAATCACTTTATAACAAGGCAAATCAAAAACATCGTTTTACTTATCAGAAAAGAAGATGGTCGTATGTTTTGTCATATATTTCCCTTCTCAGGTAATGGTAACATTATCGCGCCTGGCAATAATTGGTCCGCAAATGCTAACAATAAGGATCAACTCAAAGAACAAATCCAAGCTATAGGTGCAAACAAAAGAAGTGAGAATTTCTTAGTAATAAATGTTCCTGAATACCCTGCCATACCAGGACTGGAGAGCAACTCCAATAATAGTGGTTATATTCAAGCGGCTCCTTTAAACCTTGATGTTTTCAAACTGGGGATTTTACTGACTGGTGCCGCTGGGAATGAGAGCTATCTCAACACTTTCCGCCAGGACATTTATGGTAAGGAAGAAAACCAAGTATTGGCAGAGCAAAAGGCACAAAGAGAAGGTCTAGAACAAGTCTTCAAAGCGGAATACCCTTTTCAAACCGAATTCCTAACCACTGCCAAATCGAACCAACAATTAATCAGCGAAAAAGTCCAGTTTATCCTCATGAAACAAGAAGGTCGAGAAGCTGATCTGATGAGGAGTATGGGAGTCCCCTTGGAAGCTAGCCAAAACCCAGAAAGAATTGTAGTAAAATATTACATCCGTTTCTTAGTAAGGAATGAATTGTACATAGGAGAAAAATGGGATGCTTCACCGGATTGGAGACAAGCTCTGAAAAGCTTTTTGAATCAAATTACTCCTTAA
- a CDS encoding DUF6952 family protein, producing the protein MRLPIIKHVLGFIEENDEDWVVETIELLESMTEISTLKDEELDVMGELLSNLYGSLEVQKMIKEEGMDKKEAMNAFLKRVMGSIDK; encoded by the coding sequence ATGAGGTTGCCGATAATTAAGCATGTACTGGGTTTTATTGAAGAGAATGATGAGGACTGGGTGGTAGAAACCATTGAACTCCTGGAATCAATGACGGAGATAAGTACTTTGAAGGATGAGGAATTGGACGTTATGGGAGAATTGCTTTCAAACTTGTATGGCTCCCTGGAAGTTCAAAAAATGATCAAGGAGGAGGGGATGGATAAAAAGGAGGCCATGAATGCCTTTTTAAAAAGGGTAATGGGCTCCATTGATAAATAA
- a CDS encoding thioredoxin family protein translates to MLQELESDNLGQVIKDNEKVVVQYGATWCGNCRIMKPKMKRLSKEYDGITFLYVDAEKLPESRKLAEVNNLPTFAVFNGGTLVNQIQTNKEDALKTLINEVADN, encoded by the coding sequence ATGCTACAAGAATTAGAATCAGATAATTTAGGACAAGTCATTAAAGACAATGAAAAGGTAGTGGTTCAATATGGTGCTACTTGGTGTGGCAACTGTAGAATTATGAAACCCAAAATGAAAAGGTTAAGTAAAGAATACGATGGGATTACCTTTTTATATGTGGATGCAGAGAAGCTACCGGAATCCAGAAAATTAGCCGAAGTGAACAACCTGCCGACTTTCGCGGTCTTTAATGGAGGAACACTCGTAAATCAAATACAGACAAATAAAGAAGACGCTTTAAAAACATTGATCAATGAGGTTGCCGATAATTAA
- the yjjX gene encoding inosine/xanthosine triphosphatase: MAFPKRRNLQEQKRQKLVIVGSKNPVKIKSSENAFSNIFDDSFIVQGLNVDSKVSAQPMGDVETYTGAYNRAFASKNAFPEADFWVGIEGGVDHVGEQMVAFAWMVILNNENTIGKAKTASFFLPEAINKMVSEGMELGEADDKLFRQRNSKENGGAVGILTNGVISRADYYQQALSLALIPFLKKEFY, encoded by the coding sequence ATGGCATTCCCGAAAAGAAGAAATTTACAGGAACAAAAAAGACAGAAATTAGTAATTGTAGGCAGTAAAAATCCTGTGAAAATTAAGAGTTCTGAAAATGCTTTCTCTAATATATTTGATGATAGTTTTATTGTTCAGGGTCTGAATGTTGACTCTAAAGTTAGTGCTCAGCCCATGGGGGATGTAGAAACTTATACGGGGGCCTATAACCGGGCCTTTGCCTCCAAAAATGCTTTTCCAGAAGCGGATTTTTGGGTGGGTATAGAAGGAGGAGTTGATCATGTTGGTGAGCAAATGGTTGCTTTTGCATGGATGGTCATACTGAATAATGAGAATACTATAGGGAAAGCCAAGACCGCGTCTTTTTTTCTTCCAGAAGCCATAAATAAAATGGTAAGCGAAGGAATGGAACTGGGAGAAGCAGATGACAAATTGTTTAGGCAAAGAAACTCCAAAGAAAATGGAGGAGCTGTAGGCATCCTTACTAATGGGGTTATCAGTAGGGCAGATTATTATCAGCAGGCCTTGTCATTGGCCCTTATTCCCTTCCTTAAAAAGGAGTTCTATTAA
- a CDS encoding YebC/PmpR family DNA-binding transcriptional regulator gives MGRAFEFRKERKFKRWNQMSKVFTRLGKEIVMAVKAGGPDPSNNTKLKTVIQNAKGASMPKDRIEAAIARASNKDEKDYEEVVYEGYGPHGIAVIVETSTDNINRTVANVRHYFSKAGGSLGTTGSVSFMFEHKAVFRFLKADYDLEELELELIDFGLEDIDENEGEIFVYTAFEDFGNMQKALEDKGVEVISAEMQRFPMSTTELTSEQEADINKMIERIEEDDDVNHVYHNMS, from the coding sequence ATGGGAAGAGCATTTGAATTTAGAAAAGAAAGAAAATTCAAAAGATGGAATCAAATGTCCAAAGTGTTTACACGCTTGGGCAAGGAAATCGTTATGGCTGTAAAGGCTGGCGGACCTGACCCATCTAATAACACAAAATTAAAGACAGTTATACAGAATGCCAAGGGCGCATCAATGCCTAAGGACAGGATAGAAGCTGCTATCGCGAGGGCTAGTAATAAGGATGAAAAAGATTACGAAGAAGTTGTCTACGAGGGATATGGTCCCCATGGCATAGCTGTAATCGTTGAAACCTCAACTGACAATATCAACAGAACTGTAGCCAATGTGAGACATTATTTTTCCAAAGCTGGAGGCTCTTTGGGCACCACTGGTTCTGTAAGCTTTATGTTTGAACACAAAGCTGTATTCCGATTTTTAAAAGCTGATTATGATTTGGAAGAACTGGAATTGGAATTGATTGATTTTGGTTTGGAAGATATTGATGAGAATGAAGGTGAGATCTTTGTCTATACTGCCTTTGAGGATTTTGGTAACATGCAAAAAGCACTTGAAGACAAAGGAGTAGAGGTCATAAGTGCAGAAATGCAACGCTTTCCAATGTCTACTACCGAACTCACTAGTGAACAAGAAGCCGACATCAACAAAATGATAGAGCGGATAGAAGAGGACGATGATGTAAACCACGTTTACCACAACATGTCCTAA